The proteins below come from a single Acidobacteriota bacterium genomic window:
- the ybeY gene encoding rRNA maturation RNase YbeY — translation MRQSSTRQSSSGISQAALQRFTARACRAVRLRGEVNVLITGNAELRRLNRDFRGKDQPTDVLSFPAVRRNAALGNKDVRGDIAGEIAVSATIARANARRLGHSVAKELCVLILHGLLHLAGYDHETDAGEMRRKEARLRAQLDLPPALIARSEHRRREPGRRPPKAGGR, via the coding sequence ATGCGGCAAAGCAGCACGCGGCAAAGCAGCAGCGGCATAAGCCAGGCGGCACTCCAGCGCTTCACCGCGCGCGCGTGCCGCGCGGTGAGGTTGCGCGGCGAGGTGAACGTCCTCATCACGGGCAATGCCGAGCTACGCCGCCTGAACCGCGATTTCCGCGGCAAAGACCAGCCCACGGACGTGCTGTCATTCCCCGCGGTTCGTCGGAATGCGGCCCTTGGGAATAAAGACGTCCGCGGCGACATCGCCGGCGAGATTGCGGTATCCGCGACCATCGCGCGCGCCAACGCGCGCCGCCTGGGACACAGCGTCGCGAAAGAGTTGTGCGTCCTCATCCTGCATGGCCTGTTGCACCTAGCCGGCTACGACCATGAGACCGATGCGGGCGAGATGCGCCGCAAAGAAGCGCGGCTGCGCGCGCAGCTCGACCTGCCACCGGCGTTGATCGCCCGCAGTGAACACAGGCGCCGCGAGCCGGGTCGCCGTCCGCCGAAAGCGGGCGGCCGATGA